The segment TACTATATAACAATGGATCTCCTAGAGTAATAAATGCTACTTCCTGTCCCTCTTTCAACTCAGCTTGAATCCCATCAACTGCTTCATTCCAAAATTTATCCAATCTGTCTTGGTTATGAGTCATTGGAAAGATTAACTCCTTTATCTTTCCCTCAGTTGAAACTACTTCATCTACTATCGATAAGGCAATGCTATCTTTTCCTGCTTTTGATTTGGGAGCACATATAATATCAACTTTGTCCAAAATACGCTTGGCCTTCAGCGTCATTAATTCTGGATCACCTGGCCCTACTCCTACGCCATAGAATCTTCCTGCCATCTTATCTTCTCCTCTCTCCAACAATAATATAGATAGGATTCTGTGCCTTAAACATATGATAATTACCTACTTCTCTTGTTCGGGTAATACTGACCGTTATTATACTAAAATTATAATCTAATTTGCTTAAAGCTTCTTTAGCTGTTGATAATGTTTCTAAAGTAATAGCATTAATAACTATTCTACCATCAACTGTCATCTTTTCATCAAGTACAGATAATATTTCCGGCAGATGACCGCCGCTGCCGCCAATGATAACTCTATCTACAACTGGAATTTCTTCCAAAGCAGCTGGAGCCTCACCATTAATAACTTCAATATTATCCACTTCAAATTCTTCACAATTTCGATTGATTAATTCTATTCCTTCACTCTCTCTCTCGATAGACCACACTCTACCTTGATCAGCAATCAGCCCCGCTTCAATGCTTAAAGATCCAGTTCCAGCACCGATATCACAGACAATACTATCCCGCTTCAGGCGAAGTTTAGAAATGGTTACTGCCCTAACCTCTTCTTTAGTCATAGGCACCTCATCCCTAATGAAAATTTCATCAGGGATTCCCGGTGTCTGAAAGTTCCACCTACTCATCATAAATCACCATTACTGACATACCGAAGTTATCATAGGTAGTAATTTCCTCTAAACTCCCATCTATTATTCGTTCATCTTCATAAGTCAAGCATTCACCTACAAAGGCCTGCCGATCTTGAATGCCATTATCCAATAAATACTGAGCAATCTCATCAGGAGGAAACTTATGGTCAGTAAAGAAACCAACTTTCTTTTCCTGTTCAATCAATGTCAGCAGTTCTGATCTATCTCTACCATGCAGACTAGTAATCTCAGCATCCTGCCAAACTAACTTTGCTTTAGCAAAGCCTAACTGCAGCGAACTTACCCCAGGCACTACCTTTAATTTATCTTTACTGAAATATTTCGACAGATAATTCAACATACTGTAAAGCCCTGGGTCTCCTGAAACTAAGACAGCTATCTGTTTTGTCTGGTAATTATCTTGAATATAACTTAAAATCCGTCCTAAATCAGCCTTAATTACTATCTCTTCTTTATCTAACTGCGAAAATAATTTTAAAGCCCGCTTACCGCCGATTAAGACATCGGCCTTCGCTGCTAATCGTTCAGTAATCGGTAATAGATATTCCTTACTGCCAGGTCCAATACCTAGGATATAGATTTGATTTTCCATCCTTTAGCTCCTTTCTCTAACGGTACTCCACAGCTACCTACAATCTCCTGCTTCATTGAAAATAAAACAGCTCCAAATTCAATCTTATGATCTACTTTCTCTTCGGCTCTAGCAACTACCCGTTTAGCCAATAGTCTAAATACATCTTCAGCTAAATTAGCTTTTCGCAGAATCTGAATCGTATCTTCGGCAGTATTGGCGGATAGAATCTCCTGAATTAACTGTTGGCTACCGCCTAAACTAGCAGTATAAGCTGCCACTATCTCCAGTCTAGCATCAGCTACACTGCTGTGCGTATTAAAGATACCAGCACCTACTTTAATTAATTTACCAACATGTCCCAAAAGAATAATTTGCTCAATTCCTTTTTGAGCTGCTTGGTCTAACATATAACCGACAAAGTTACTCATCTTAACCCACTGGTTAGTAGGCACTCCCATTCTTTCAGCCATTCTTTTACCATAATTGCCAAAAATAAAGACTAACTGACGATTATCTTCAGCTAGAGCTTGATCAATAGCAACTACCAATGATTCACGATAAGCTTCCTTTGACATCGGCTCAACAATACCAGTAGTTCCTAAAATTGAAATCCCGCCTTCTATTCCCAAACGGGGATTAAGTGTATTATCGGCTAATTCTTTTCCTTCCGGTACTTTAATTTCAACTTTGGCTCCGGTTTCTGGCGGCAAGACCTTCTGAACTGAATTAATAATCATCTCCTTTGGCACAGGATTGATAGCCGGCTCTCCTACTTCCACAGCCAAACCTGGTTTAGTGACTTTACCCACTCCACTACCACCTTCAATCTCAACTCCGCTATCTATTTTACTAACTTCTGCTACTATTTCTATTCCATCAGTAATGTCAGGATCATCACCACCGTCTTTAATCACAGTACAGCTAACTCTATCTTCTTTTATTTTAGTTTCACTTATCTTCAGATCAACTACTATCTCTGCTGGAGTATCTACTTTAACTACATCTACAGCCTGGTCGGAATATAAAATCTTAGCAGCAGCCATAGCCGCTCCGGCAGCAGCAGTTCCAGTAGTATATCCTCGTCTCATTTTTTTACCGCCACGTTCTATGTAGGATTCAAACATTACTTTCACCTCTGTTGGGTATTACTTCATATATAATAAAGCATTAGTAATAGAAGCTGCTACACTACTTCCTCCTTTGCGTCCCCGTACTGTAATAAAAGGTAGATCCATTTTTTCTAATTCTGCTTTAGACTCTTTGGCTCCAACAAATCCTACTGGAGTTCCAATAATTAATTCTGGATCAGCTTCACCTGCTTTTATCAGTTTCATTAACTCAAACAGAGCAGTTGGAGCATTTCCGATAGCAAAAATCTTATTATTAGAATTCTGTACTGCTTTTCGCATAGACATCATCGAACGAGTAATATCCTGCTCTTGAGCTTCTTTAGCCACCTCTTCATTACCGATAAAACATTTCAGTTCCCCTCCAAAGGAGCCTAGCTTACGGCTATTAATTCCAGCCCGCAGCATATTCACATCTGTTACAATATTAGAACCAGATTCTAGAGCTTGAAGTCCTGCTTCAACAGCACCATCAGAAATAATTACTAAATCTTTGAATTCAAAATCAGCTGTAGCATGAATTACCCGTTTGATTACTTTCTTTTCTTGATGACTACATTCTAAATCAGCAACTTCTTTTTCAATAATATCCATACTCTTATCTTCAATTGCCTGTGGATTATGAATAATTTCCAAATTAAACTACCTCCTTAATTTCAACAACTAAATCTCTATAATCATATTAAAAATAAAAAATCCTCAATCTTAAAATCAAGATTGAGGAAGGGACAAAAAATCAATCTACCGTTTAACCTTCCTACTAATCTTTATTCCGAAGATTATGTAGGATCCTAACTAGGCAGGTTTCCTGACTTCTAGTCTATTTGTTAGACTCTACCTTCCTTAGTAGTATACCTAAGTGGCATTTTAAGCCTAACTAACTAGTTACAGTGGCGGATCCGTTCAGGATTTACACCTGATTCCCTATTACCCTTTTGCAACTACAAAAGGCACCTAGTTACTCGCATTATCTATTTAATTAAATTGTACTACACTTAAGATATAAAGTTCTATATATAATGCAAAACTCCTTCCTTATACTTTACTATCTATGATATATTTCAGTTAATCTCTTAAGTTTTTCACTTATATTAACATCTAACATTTCTTCTCTATATCTCCATTTCCAATTCCCCTTAACAGTACCAGGAGTATTCATTCTGGCTTCACTGTTTAAGGAAAGAATATCTTGCAAAGGAGCAATAGCAAGTTTTGATACGGAAGCCCAGGCTGCTTGGATAAAGTCCCAACAAATATTTTCTTCACTACCCTTCAGATATTCTTTGACATACTCCTTAGCTTCATCATCCGCATTATTATACCAACCTAAAACAGTATTATTATCATGAGTTCCAGTATAAACTACTGAATTCTGTCTATAATTATGAGGAAGATGGTCATTGTCCTCTTGAGAGTTAAAACCAAATTGTAAAACTCCCATACCTGGAAGATCAAAATGATCCCTCAATTCTACAACTTCATCAGTAATTACACCTAAGTCTTCTGCAATAATAGGTAATCCTTTCAACTCCTCTTTGACTTTTCTAAAAAAGTCCTTTCCTGGTCCCTGTTTCCACTTGCCATTGACAGCGGTTTTTTCGCCATAAGGTACTGCCCAATAAGCAGCAAAACCTCTAAAGTGATCCAGACGAACAATGTCAACTAATTCTAATGTTGTCTTAAATCTATCTATCCACCACTTATAATTCGTCTCTTTTAATTTCTGCCAATCATATAATGGATTTCCCCATAATTGCCCTGTTTCGCTAAAATAGTCAGGCGGTACTCCAGCTACATTAATCGGCTTCTTATCTTCATCTAAAGTAAAAAGTTCAGGATTAGCCCAAACATCAGCGCTATCATAAGCTACAAAAATAGGAATATCCCCAATTATTTTGATATAATTATGATTAGCATATGCCTTTAATTTATTCCACTGCTTAAAGAAAATATATTGGATAAATTTATGAAAATCGATTCTATTCTTTAACCTTTCTTGATACTCTTTTATAGCTTCTGGTCTTCTCAACTTTATATCTTCATTCCATTTATACCATGGCTTACCATTAAAATGTTCTTTTAGTGCCTTAAAAAGAGCATAATCTTCTAACCATTTTTCATTTTCATTACAAAATCTTTGAAACTTATCATTAATTGATTTTGAGACATTACTTTTGAAGTTTTTAAATGCTTTCTCGAACAGTGAATACTTAAAGTCACTCACTTGATTATAATCTACATAATCTAAGGGAAATTCTCTATCTGTATTTAAATCTTTTTCATCCAGTAGCGCATCCTTTCTTAATCTCTCTAAACTAATTAAAAGAGGATTACCGGCAAAAGCAGAAAAAGATTGATATGGAGAATTGCCATACCCAGTAGGACCTAGAGGAAGTATTTGCCATATTTTTTGGTCTGAAGCAACAAGAAAGTCTACAAATTTATAAGCTTCTTCTCCTAAAGAACCAATTCCGTATTCTCCAGGAAGAGAAGTTGGATGTAATAAGATACCACTTTGTCGTTTAAACAATATTCTACCCCTTTCTAGCTTAATTTAATTATCGCTCCTGTTATTCCTTCGAGTTCAAGATGTAGTTTTCCATCATTAACTAAAACCTCTTTATCCTGATATAATTCTTTATACTTACCATCAGCTACATCAACTTCTATTTCTAAATCAACTGTCTTTTTACCTGCATTCAATAATACCAATATCTGTTCTTCTTCATAACTCCTTTTGAAACTACCAACCTGATCATAATTAATATCCACTCCACGAATATTACCTCGTCGCAATGCTGGTTCTTGTTTTCTAATTTTAATTAACCGTTGATAATGATTAAATAAATCATAGTCTGGTTTAGTATATCCTCTATCCTTCCAAATCATAGTTCTTCTGCAATCCGGTCCATCTTCACCTTTCATACCGATTTCATCACCATAATAAATCATCGGTGCTCCCAGATAAGTCATCTGGAAAAGGACAGTCAACTTCATTCTTTCTTTATTACCATCAACTACAGTTAAATAACGACTAGTATCATGGCTGCCGATTAAATTTAACATAGCATAGTTAGCTTGTTCTGGATATTGAAAATACATTTTATTCAATTCTGATGCAAATTCATCAGCTTTTATTTCATTCAAACCAATAAATCTAAGTGCTGCATCACGAAAACGATAATTCATTACAGCATCAAACTCATCTCCCTGTAAATATTCAGAAGCGTCATCCCAAACTTCTCCTACAATATAGGCTTCTGGGTTAATCTCCATTACGAGTTCACGCCAATCCCGCCAAAAATCAGGCACTGATTCTTTTACCTCATTAGGAACATCCAATCTCCAGCCGTCAATCCCAGCACACAGATTCCCATTACCTTCAGGGTCCATCCATTTCTCTGTAACTTGAAAAATATAATCTTTAACTTCGGGATTCTTAACATTTAATTCTGGCAAGTGGCCAAATCCCCACCAGCAATCATAATTAGGCGGATTCTCTTTATCTTGTTTACAAAGCGGTACTATCGGAAAACTATGGATATTATACCAATCTATATATTTAGAGTCTTCTCCATTTTCTACAATATCCTGAAAAGCCCAATGTTCATAACCAGTATGATTAAAGACAGCATCAAAGATAACTTTAATGCCATAACGATGTAGATGCTTAATTAATTCAATTACATACTCTTCTGAAGCTTCAAGATCTCCTTTAATAGCTAGCGTATCATCAACTAATTCATATCCTGCCGTATTATATCTATGATTAGCAGTCCCTTTAAATATAGGATTAAGATAAATAGCATTAATTCCTAATCGTTTAAGGTAAGGAATCTTCTGTTTAATCCCCTGCAAGTCTCCACCGTAAAAGACATAATATCCTGCCTTAGGATGTATTTCGTTCTTATTATCATAAAATTCTGTCTCTTCAGTTAGTACGGGAGGGTTAGGCGGTAATCCTTTTTCCCAGTCAGGAATTACGGCATCATGCAGAGTATCTTCATCCTTATATATTTCAATCTTTTCTGGATCATTTTCTTTGCACCCATTATAAAATCGATCAGGAAAGATTTGATAAAAAATAGCATCCTTAACCCAATCCGGAGTTTTATAGATATCTACCTGTGATAAATCATACTGAAAAGGAGTTAAATTGATGGAAGTTTCTTTATTATTAGTTTCCTTTCCCCCTTGTTGATCATACCAAATAACTTTATCCCCATCATTAATTTCAAAATAATACTCAAACTCAGGATTTTCTAAATCAATAATTGCTTTATAAAAATCAAAATAATCATAAGTAGCAAAATTCTCAAGCTTCACTTTCTGTGGCCTGCTGTCATTATAATGCAAAATCACCTTCTCAACATCATTTTTCCTTGTTCTAAAACGAATAGAAATTCTCTTTCTAGCTAATGGATTAGCAAACTTAACTTCTTCATTATTATGAGATAAAATCTCTAAATCAATTATGCCATCTCCCTTAACCGCAGCTTTAACCTCTGGTTCATCCCCTACTACAATCACACCATTCTTCCCACCAAATCCGTCATCAACATAATAATCAGCTTCCGAAGGCTTTTGCCAATTATCATCATTGATCACAAACTTATATTGATATTCTCCAGGTTCTAATCTTAATGTCACCTCATAAGTTCCGTCTCCATTTTCATCAGCCATCGGTGTTCTATCTAGATCCCAATTATTGAAGTCACCAATTAAATTGACACTATCCACCGAAATCACTGGTTTATAAGTAAAAGTAACTTCAAATTTATCTTCCACACTATATTCCCCCAATATCTTTTTTAACTTTCTTTCCCAATAATTATACTCTTATAATATAAATGGTAGTTATAGTTTATAATAAATTTTGGAACTAAAATCAGATTATTTCTATTTATACTTTTTAATATTATCTTATAATAAATATGTTATTTTTATACATTATATCCTTTAAGGTTTTGCTAATTCATTTCAACGCTACTATTAATTCCTCCTGCTTTTTTAGCAAATGAAAATCCCTGATCATAATAACCAGGGATAAAATGTTTATTTATCTTCCTTTATACCGTCAAACATATTCTCGCGAACTACTTCTATATCATCAGTCTGATCTACTTTATCATCTGATTTTATTTCTACTTCTTTATTATTTTTTAATTTTCTTTTTAAAATTCTCATAAAGAATAGAACACCAATCCCAAACAGAACTATAAATCCAATGATCCATTTCATCTTTTTCTACCTCTTATAACCTCCTTTTTAAGCAGAATCATCTTTCGATTTATATATAATTTATTCTCTTTTAAGTCATATCGGAACCTATTTTTAGTAATTATATTTCTTTAAATAAATAATTTATATATATAAGATTTTAATCTTTCATAAAAAAATAGCTAACCCCCTCTTAATAAAGAAGTTAGCTTAAAAACTTAAATCTTTTATTAACTTTGTGATTAACTCTTAACGAAATTACTTATCTTTATACATTTCTTGATCTGCTTTATTAAAAATTTCATATAAATCCTGACTTTTCTCTTCCTTAACAGCACTACCTAAAGATATTTCCAACGTTTCAGGTAATTCTTCTTTCTTATTATATTCTTTAATTTTATCTTGAATACGGTTACATATTTTTTGAGCTATATCAGAATCTGTTTCCGGAAGTAGTACAGCAAATTCATCTCCACCTATACGAGCTGCAACATCTTCATTTCTTGTAGCTTCATCAAAGATTTCACTAATTTTCTTTAAAAATTTATCGCCAACATTATGACCATAATTATCATTAATAAGCTTTAACTTATCCATATCACCAATAATTATGCTTATAGGTAATTTTACTGAATTATTTAACCTTTTAATTTCTTTTTCAAAATACCTTCTATTATAAATCCCAGTTAACTCATCATGAAAAGATAAATACCTGATTTTTTCTTCTCTTCTTTTTCTATTATCAATATCCTGCTGAACACCTACAGCCCGTATTGGATTTCCTTTTTTATTTCTTTTGAAGACTTTACCAGTATCTTTTATCCATTTGTAATTACCGTTCTTAGTTTTAACTCTATATTCGGCTTGATAATATGGAGTACAACTATTTAAATGTTTATCTAATTTTTTTAATACTCCCTTTTTATCATCTTCATGAATTAATTCTTTCCAACCATTAACTGAAATATTTATCTCTTCAGGCTCATATCCTAACATTTCTGTCCATTTATTATTAAATTCAATCTTAGAAGTTTTCATATTCCAATCCCATACACTTAGATTTGCTCCCTCGACTGCTAATTCTAATCTCTCTTTAGCTGCTTTTAATTTCTGTTTGTTTCTTCTTCTTTCGGTAATATCTTCTGCTGAACAGATTACATATTCCACTTTATTATCTTCATTTATCTTAGGAGTTTTAGTAATAGAAAGTAATCTCTTCTCATCATTTTTATCTCTAATCCACTCTTTTGTTTTAATTTCACTCTTTTTTATAAAAGGAACTTTATTCTTCTTAACCCAAGTTTCAGCTTCTTCATTGTTAATAAAATCATAAATACTTCTATTTTCAACTTCCTCTCTAGTTTTTCCTAAAAAGCTAAGATGAGCTAAGTTAACAGTACCATATGTTTCTGGATCTTTAAGATACCAAATCTGAGTTTGAACATTATTTAACAATAAGTTCTGTTTTTCATTCTGAATTTCTAATTGTAATTTACTAAAATTTAGCTTTTTCTGATATATATATAATAATATACTACTAATTATTAAAGCAAGAATAAATCCAAAAAATAATAAACCAACCATAATATTATTTAAAATATAATTAATCAACTCAATTATCTTAAAACTCGCTATACCAATCGTGTCATTAACTTTACCTGGAGTCGGAATAACAAAGTAACTCCATTTTGATATATCTCCTTTCTTTCTTCCCCAAGATACATTTTCTTTTTGAATAGGAAAAGTAAATTCATCGATTATTTTATTCCCTTCAGGATTAGTTAATATTAAAGCTTCCCCATTACCAGATAACTTAAAACTAGTATGCAAAGGGCCTTCATCAGTCTCATCATCTGCCCAGATAATCAAATATTCTCCTGGTTTAATAAGTGTTTTATTATTATTGTTCTTCGGAAATTGCCATTTTTTAATATTACTAGGATTATCAGATAAATAATATCCTGTCAAATCAACCGCTTTGTCTCCTTTATTATGAATCTCCAGCCAATCATCATAGTCTCCATCATTATCACTTACAACTGAACGATTTATTGGCATTAATTCACTAATATAAAGGTCTTGAGCTTTTATAGAATAACTAAAAGATAATAATATAAAAAAAATAAATAAGATCACCAAAAAACGCTTCTTTTTTAATAATCTTTCCATATCTATCAGCCTCCAAATAATAAAACCTAGCTAAGTCTATTTATTGCCTAAAATTCATTTCATATCTTACTGAATTCTTTATTATTATCTTTAGCTATATTAAGAAAAATTCTATCTTTAATAGTAATAACCTTATCTTCGAGCTACTTTTTTTATTTGAACATTTGTACTACTAATCCCTTTTTAAAATATACAATATAATAATATAAAATCAGAATATAATTATAACAATTTAAAAAGCCTATCTTTCTAGTAAATTTACTAGAAAGATAGGCTAAAACAAAAATATTTTAGTAATTATTTTTAATATTTCTTAATTGAACCAAATGACGTTTTTCTTCTAAAATTAATTTTTTTAATGCTTCTATTGTATCATCATCTTCTTCAACTTCAATTAGCTCTTGATAAAGTAACAATGAATTTTTTTCAGCATCAATTCCCATTTCAACAGCTTCTTCTAAGTTATGGGCAATATCATTTGTAGCCTCTTCGGTACTAGGAAAAACTTTAGTATCGACTAGAGATTTAAGATAACCATTAACTTGTTGATTATATAAATAATCTCTAGTTGTAGACTTATCTGCTTCATCAAATTGAGCTAATAAATCTTTAAAATATTGATAATGTTCTTTTTCATCATCACGAAGCTGAGCAAAAATTTCTTTTACTTTTGGTTCAGTATTAACCTCTACACATTTCTGATAAAACTTTTTACCTTGTTCTTCAATATTCATAGCCATTTTTAAAACTTCTAGTGAATTAAATTGTATATCCATACTACTCCTCCTTTATATGTATATGTGTTATTATTATAATACTATTAAATAGTTTGATTATCAATTTGAAATTTAATATTATATCAAATATTCATCTAGCCATAACTTTATTTATTTTTAATCAGATAATAATTATTCTACTGCTTCAAACTGCTCTTTGCCTACACCACAAATAGGACATTGCCAATCTTCTGGTAAATCTTCAAAATCAGTTCCTGGTTTAACATCATTATCTGGATCTCCATTGTCTGGATTATAGATATATCCACAGACTTCACATTCATATTTACCGCTTTCTTTACTATTTGCTGTGCTTTCCTCAACATAACTTGGAGCTGACTTAGGAGTTTTCCCATTCTTAACTTGATGATAATAAGCATAAGTCATCGGTTCTTGTTTATTAAAGTTTTCAGTATTAACTATATTACAGATAAAGAGGGTATGAGTTTCGACTTCTACAATGTTTATTACTTCCGCTTCTACATAACCCAAACTATGTTCTAATAAAACAGGCGCTCCTGTTTGACCTAATTTATAATCAACATCTTCGAACTTATTGATATCTCTACCACTATTGAAACCAAAGTTACCTATTAACTTTAAAGGAGTTTCTTTTTCTAAAATGGAGATACTTAACACTTTACTTTCTTTCACTAGCTGATTAGTATAACTATCTTTATTCAAACAAACAGAAATGGTAGGAGGATCAGCACTAGTCTGTACTACAGCATTAGCCATTAAACCATTAATCTCATCGTCACTTTTAGAACTAATAACATACAACCCATAACTAATATTTTTCATAACATCTAAATCCATTTACTTGCCTCCTTTAATAATTATCCAAATCATTATTTAAAGCTTAATAGAAGTAATAACTTTTTCATCAGGATCTAAAGTAGGCTTCCAAATTTCTATCGCCTTCGTCTGAGTGTAAATAGATTGAGGAAAACCATCTAAAGCAACACAGAGATTATTTAAATTTGATTTAGGAATAGGATTCTTAGCAAATAAATTACTTATTAACGTAATATGAAACTGCCATTCATCATAATTATCGATTGTGGAAATACCCTTCTTGGTTAATTTTTCATTTAATTTATCAGCTAATTTTACTAAAGACTCTGTTTTATTAACTTCTAATACTAAAAAATCATCTTTCACATTAAAACATTTGAAGTTTTCAATCGATATCCTAACTTCTTCTGTTAAGTTTGCTAAATTATTCACAATTTCTATTCCAGTATCAACTGAGTCATCCTTAATTCTATTTAAAGTTATATGCAATTCTGGATAATTACCATCAGGATATAAATTATATTTTTTAGCTATTTTTCGCCGAAATTTCAATAAAGGTTTTAAGCTCTTTTTAGGCAAAGTCAAGACTACAAATACTTCTTCCAATTCATCTAATTCCATAGCTTAATCCTCCTAATCAACAAGCATAATTACCTACCATATCAATGTGCTTAAACAAACATTTGCAAATTCCTTACTAATTTACACCATCTATTACTATAATAATTTTCTTTTGCTTAATTATTCAATTTCATAGCAAAATTGTCATCTAATTCTCCAGCTACTTTAACTCCTATATCTCGTTCCGGATATACAATTTCATCAACTCCTACTTCCTTTAATAATTCTCCCTGCAATTTATCTTTAGCTTTAGCAATTATATAAAAAACATTAAATTTATTTAAAATAAAGGTAGCTGCAAGATTATCATATAAGTTTTTTCCTATTCCTACAATACCTACATCAAACTTATCTATTTCAAATTTTCCCCAATTTTCCTCATTTATAAAGTCTGCCTGAACAGCATAAGTTGAATAATCAACTGCCTTTTGTACTCTTTTTTTATCCTTATCTATTGCTAATATTTCATGTCCTTTTTCGAATAGTTCTTTAGCTAAAATTAAGCCGAATCTTCCAACTCCAATTATTATTATATCTTTCATGAATTTTCCTCCCGTCATTTAATCCTTAACAGGACATAGTAACAGCTAGATCTTCACCAGCCTGATAGGCTTCCCTCAAAATATTTTCTCTTTTACTCACATGCACTTCATCACTATTGGATATGACTATTTTCCCTTTCCAATTAGTATTAGTTACTTTAAAAAACATCTCCATAACTTT is part of the Sporohalobacter salinus genome and harbors:
- the cbiT gene encoding precorrin-6Y C5,15-methyltransferase (decarboxylating) subunit CbiT is translated as MSRWNFQTPGIPDEIFIRDEVPMTKEEVRAVTISKLRLKRDSIVCDIGAGTGSLSIEAGLIADQGRVWSIERESEGIELINRNCEEFEVDNIEVINGEAPAALEEIPVVDRVIIGGSGGHLPEILSVLDEKMTVDGRIVINAITLETLSTAKEALSKLDYNFSIITVSITRTREVGNYHMFKAQNPIYIIVGERRR
- the cbiD gene encoding cobalt-precorrin-5B (C(1))-methyltransferase CbiD, translated to MFESYIERGGKKMRRGYTTGTAAAGAAMAAAKILYSDQAVDVVKVDTPAEIVVDLKISETKIKEDRVSCTVIKDGGDDPDITDGIEIVAEVSKIDSGVEIEGGSGVGKVTKPGLAVEVGEPAINPVPKEMIINSVQKVLPPETGAKVEIKVPEGKELADNTLNPRLGIEGGISILGTTGIVEPMSKEAYRESLVVAIDQALAEDNRQLVFIFGNYGKRMAERMGVPTNQWVKMSNFVGYMLDQAAQKGIEQIILLGHVGKLIKVGAGIFNTHSSVADARLEIVAAYTASLGGSQQLIQEILSANTAEDTIQILRKANLAEDVFRLLAKRVVARAEEKVDHKIEFGAVLFSMKQEIVGSCGVPLEKGAKGWKIKSIS
- a CDS encoding precorrin-8X methylmutase, with product MEIIHNPQAIEDKSMDIIEKEVADLECSHQEKKVIKRVIHATADFEFKDLVIISDGAVEAGLQALESGSNIVTDVNMLRAGINSRKLGSFGGELKCFIGNEEVAKEAQEQDITRSMMSMRKAVQNSNNKIFAIGNAPTALFELMKLIKAGEADPELIIGTPVGFVGAKESKAELEKMDLPFITVRGRKGGSSVAASITNALLYMK
- a CDS encoding alpha amylase N-terminal ig-like domain-containing protein; its protein translation is MEDKFEVTFTYKPVISVDSVNLIGDFNNWDLDRTPMADENGDGTYEVTLRLEPGEYQYKFVINDDNWQKPSEADYYVDDGFGGKNGVIVVGDEPEVKAAVKGDGIIDLEILSHNNEEVKFANPLARKRISIRFRTRKNDVEKVILHYNDSRPQKVKLENFATYDYFDFYKAIIDLENPEFEYYFEINDGDKVIWYDQQGGKETNNKETSINLTPFQYDLSQVDIYKTPDWVKDAIFYQIFPDRFYNGCKENDPEKIEIYKDEDTLHDAVIPDWEKGLPPNPPVLTEETEFYDNKNEIHPKAGYYVFYGGDLQGIKQKIPYLKRLGINAIYLNPIFKGTANHRYNTAGYELVDDTLAIKGDLEASEEYVIELIKHLHRYGIKVIFDAVFNHTGYEHWAFQDIVENGEDSKYIDWYNIHSFPIVPLCKQDKENPPNYDCWWGFGHLPELNVKNPEVKDYIFQVTEKWMDPEGNGNLCAGIDGWRLDVPNEVKESVPDFWRDWRELVMEINPEAYIVGEVWDDASEYLQGDEFDAVMNYRFRDAALRFIGLNEIKADEFASELNKMYFQYPEQANYAMLNLIGSHDTSRYLTVVDGNKERMKLTVLFQMTYLGAPMIYYGDEIGMKGEDGPDCRRTMIWKDRGYTKPDYDLFNHYQRLIKIRKQEPALRRGNIRGVDINYDQVGSFKRSYEEEQILVLLNAGKKTVDLEIEVDVADGKYKELYQDKEVLVNDGKLHLELEGITGAIIKLS
- the cbiE gene encoding precorrin-6y C5,15-methyltransferase (decarboxylating) subunit CbiE codes for the protein MENQIYILGIGPGSKEYLLPITERLAAKADVLIGGKRALKLFSQLDKEEIVIKADLGRILSYIQDNYQTKQIAVLVSGDPGLYSMLNYLSKYFSKDKLKVVPGVSSLQLGFAKAKLVWQDAEITSLHGRDRSELLTLIEQEKKVGFFTDHKFPPDEIAQYLLDNGIQDRQAFVGECLTYEDERIIDGSLEEITTYDNFGMSVMVIYDE
- the malQ gene encoding 4-alpha-glucanotransferase, yielding MLFKRQSGILLHPTSLPGEYGIGSLGEEAYKFVDFLVASDQKIWQILPLGPTGYGNSPYQSFSAFAGNPLLISLERLRKDALLDEKDLNTDREFPLDYVDYNQVSDFKYSLFEKAFKNFKSNVSKSINDKFQRFCNENEKWLEDYALFKALKEHFNGKPWYKWNEDIKLRRPEAIKEYQERLKNRIDFHKFIQYIFFKQWNKLKAYANHNYIKIIGDIPIFVAYDSADVWANPELFTLDEDKKPINVAGVPPDYFSETGQLWGNPLYDWQKLKETNYKWWIDRFKTTLELVDIVRLDHFRGFAAYWAVPYGEKTAVNGKWKQGPGKDFFRKVKEELKGLPIIAEDLGVITDEVVELRDHFDLPGMGVLQFGFNSQEDNDHLPHNYRQNSVVYTGTHDNNTVLGWYNNADDEAKEYVKEYLKGSEENICWDFIQAAWASVSKLAIAPLQDILSLNSEARMNTPGTVKGNWKWRYREEMLDVNISEKLKRLTEIYHR